Part of the Stackebrandtia endophytica genome is shown below.
GACGGAGTGGCCAATGTGGTCATGGCGCAGTTGATCCACCTGGAGTCGGAGAGCGCCGATCAGGAGATCGGTCTGTACATCAACTCTCCGGGCGGCTCCTACAGCGCGGTCACCGCCATCTACGACACCATGCAGTTCGTGCGACCCGACATCGCGACCATCTGTATGGGACAGGCCGCTTCGGTGTCGGCCGTTCTGTTGGCCGCCGGAACCCCGGGGAAGCGCGCGGCACTGCGACACGCGAAGGTCATGTTGCACCAGTTGTCGAGCCAGGCCCGTGGCACGCTGCCCGACCTGGCGGTACAGGCCAAGGAGTTGGCCAAGGTGCGCGACGAGATGGACGCGATCCTCAGCGAGCACACCGGCCACCCGGTCGACAAGATCCGTGCCGACACCGACCGACACCGGACCTTCACCGCCGCCGAGGCCGTGGAGTACGGCCTGGTGGACCGAG
Proteins encoded:
- a CDS encoding ATP-dependent Clp protease proteolytic subunit; protein product: MGQYTIPTVVEKTAHGERAFDIYSRLLSDRVIFIGTEIDDGVANVVMAQLIHLESESADQEIGLYINSPGGSYSAVTAIYDTMQFVRPDIATICMGQAASVSAVLLAAGTPGKRAALRHAKVMLHQLSSQARGTLPDLAVQAKELAKVRDEMDAILSEHTGHPVDKIRADTDRHRTFTAAEAVEYGLVDRVIHRR